Within Catenulispora sp. GP43, the genomic segment AACCCGCGGCACACAGTCGGCACGATCGTCGGCGCGCCGTTCAAGATCCAGGATCTCGACCCGCCGCAGGGCGTCAAGCGCGCGGTGCAGGACCTGCTGGAGCTGGTCGGCCTGTCACCCGAGCACTACAACCGGTACCCGCACGAGTTCTCCGGCGGCCAGCGCCAGCGCATCGGCATCGCCCGCGCACTGGCCCTCAAGCCCAAGCTGATCGTCGCCGACGAACCGGTCTCCGCCCTGGACGTGTCCATCCAGGCGCAGGTGGTGAATCTGTTCGAGGACCTGCAAGCGGAACTGGGCCTGGCCTACGTGTTCATCGCGCACGATCTGTCCGTGGTCCGGCACATCTCCGACCGGGTCGCGGTGATGTACCTGGGCAAGATCGTCGAGATCGCCCCGCGGGACGATGTGTACAGCCGCCCGCTACACCCGTATACCAACGCGCTGCTGTCCGCCGTGCCGATCCCCGACCCGCGCCGCAAGGACGTCGAAACCCGCGCCGGCCGCGAGCGCATCCGTCTGACCGGCGACGTACCCTCGCCGATCGACCCGCCGTCCGGCTGCCGGTTCCGCACCCGTTGTTGGAAGGCGCAGGAGATCTGCACGGCCGAGGAGCCGCCGCTGCTGCGGATCGCGACGGCCGGACCGGGGCACCAGGTGGCCTGCCACTTCCCGGTGGAGCACTGAGCGCCGTGGCTACTTCATCCGATCCGACCAGGAGCCTCATCATGACCACGTCCGCGTTCGGCATGCCCGATCGCCTCGATCCCGCGACGCTGGAGCTGCACCAGCGTGCGGTGGTCGCCGACACCCACAACGATCTGCTGTGTTCGGTGGTCCTGCGGCCGGTGGCGCAGTGGCCGGACTACTTTCGCGCGCAGTGGCTCCCGCAGTTGCGCGCCGGCGGCGTGGACATCCAGGTGCTGCCGGTGTTCATCGACGACGCCTACCGGCCCGAGGGAGCGTTGCGCGAGACGCTGCGCATGATCGAGGCGGCGCACCGGATCGCCGAGGGCAACGCCGACGAGGTCAGTCTGTGTCTGGACGGCGCCGACATCGACCGCGCGCTTGAGGCCGGGAAGATCGCCCTGGTCCTGGCGTTGGAAAGCGCGCCTGGCATCGACGCCGACATCGAACTGCTCACCACGCTGTTCCGGCTCGGCGTCCGGGTCGCGTCGCTGGCGCACTTCGGCCGTACGCCGCTGGCCGACGGTTCGGCGGAGGATGCCGCGGGCAGCCGGCTGACCACCGCCGGGGTCGAGGCGCTGGCCGAGATGGAGCGTCTGGGCATGATGTTCGACGTCTCCCACCTCGGCGCGGCCGGCGTCGACCACGTACTCGAACTTGCGACGCGACCGGTGATGGCCACGCATTCCTCGGCCCGGACGCTGTGCGACCACCACCGCAACCTCACCGACGCGCGCCTGGCTGCCATCGCGGCCGGTGGCGGCGTAGTGTGCGTGAACTTCTTCCCGGGGTTCCTCGACGAGCACGAGCCGTCGATCTCCCGGCTCGTCGACCACATCGAGCACATCGGGAAGGTCGCCGGCACGGGCCATGTCGGCATCGGCCCGGACTTCGTGCTCGAAATGCTGCTCGACGTGGTCCCAGGCGGGGTCGACGTCGGGCTGGTGGGCGGCTGCGATCCGTTCGCCACGCTGCCGGGCCTGGCCGGGCCCGCCGGTCTGCCGCTGCTCACCGCCGAGCTGCTGGCACGCGGCATGGACGAGGCGGTCGTGGCCGCCACACTCGGCGGCAACGTCCTGCGGCTGTTCCGGGCCGAACTCGGTGTGCCCGCCGACCGCCGCGGGGCCGCCGCGTGACAATCCTCGTGAAGGCCCACGCCCAAGCCGAGGCGGCGGCGCGTGCCGCGGCGGTCACCATCAGAGAACTGACCGGACCGAAGGAGCACGGCGCGGCCGCTGAGCTCTTCACCCGGGTCTGGGCACTCGAGCCGGGTCACAGCCTGATGCCCACAGGCCTGTTGCGGGTGATGGCCTACGAGGGCTGTTATGTGGCCGGGGTGTTCGACGACAAGAACGGCGATCGGCTGATCGGCGCGGCCACCGCGTTTCTCGCCTCGGACATGGAACTACGAGGCGGCATCCATCTGCACTCGCACCTCACCGGGATGCTGCCCGAGGCCGACGGCCGGCACGCCGGCTTCGCGCTCAAACTCCACCAGCGCGCCTGGGCCCTGAGCCGTGGCCTGCGCCGCATCACCTGGACGTTCGACCCGCTGGTGCGTGCCAACGCGTACTTCAACATGGCCAAACTCGGTGCGGACGCGACCGCCTATCTCGTCGACTTCTACGGCGAGATGCCTGACGGAGTCAACGTGGGACAGGGCAGCGATCGGCTCCTGATGAGCTGGGCGCTCGACTCGGCGCGCGCGGACGCCGCGGCGGACGGCACTCGAATCGAGCCACAGAACGAGGAATCCCTGCTCGGTGCGAACAGGGTGCTGCTCTCCGGGATCACGCAAGGTGCGATGCCCGACCCCAGCCCGCCATTGGAGTTCGGCGGTTCCCTGCTGTGTGCGACGCCCGCAGCGATCCAGGCACTGCGGCGTGAGGCACCCGAGCTGGCGCGTAGCTGGCGCTTCGCTCTACGCGGTGCGCTGACGGAAGCCATGGGACGCGGATACCGCATCACCGGCTTCACCCGATCGGGCTGGTACCTGCTGGAACACCGCGAGGAGAACGAAAGCTGATGAAGATATCCGGAGTCGAGCTGCGGCGCCTGACCATGCCGCTGCGCAGCCCGTTCGAGACGTCGTTCGGCGTGGCGACCGAACGCGACGTCTTACTGGTCCGCGTCGCCACCGAGGAGGCCGACGGCTGGGGCGAATGCGCCGCGACGAGCGAGCCGGTGTACTCCTCGGAGCACACCCACGGCGCGGAGGACGTCATCCGCCGCTTCCTTCTCCCCAGGCTTGCCGCCGCGCCGCGGGTCACCTCAGCGCTGGTGGCTGAGATCCTGGCGCCGTTCAAGGGCCATCCGATCGCCAAGGCGGCGGTGGAGGCCGCTGTCCTGGACGCCGAACTGCGGGCCGCCGGCACTTCCTTCGGCGACCATCTCGGCGCGGTGCGCACCTCGGTGCCGGTCGGCGTCTCGGTGGGGATCATGCCGAG encodes:
- a CDS encoding ABC transporter ATP-binding protein; the encoded protein is MSTTPTDRQPAPIDTEALLTVTGLQKHFPIRRGMFQRTVGAVKAVDGIDLSIKPRETLGLVGESGCGKSTAGRVLTKLQEPTGGRMVFEGRDITSLSQGAFRPLRSDIQMVFQDPQSSLNPRHTVGTIVGAPFKIQDLDPPQGVKRAVQDLLELVGLSPEHYNRYPHEFSGGQRQRIGIARALALKPKLIVADEPVSALDVSIQAQVVNLFEDLQAELGLAYVFIAHDLSVVRHISDRVAVMYLGKIVEIAPRDDVYSRPLHPYTNALLSAVPIPDPRRKDVETRAGRERIRLTGDVPSPIDPPSGCRFRTRCWKAQEICTAEEPPLLRIATAGPGHQVACHFPVEH
- a CDS encoding dipeptidase, with the translated sequence MTTSAFGMPDRLDPATLELHQRAVVADTHNDLLCSVVLRPVAQWPDYFRAQWLPQLRAGGVDIQVLPVFIDDAYRPEGALRETLRMIEAAHRIAEGNADEVSLCLDGADIDRALEAGKIALVLALESAPGIDADIELLTTLFRLGVRVASLAHFGRTPLADGSAEDAAGSRLTTAGVEALAEMERLGMMFDVSHLGAAGVDHVLELATRPVMATHSSARTLCDHHRNLTDARLAAIAAGGGVVCVNFFPGFLDEHEPSISRLVDHIEHIGKVAGTGHVGIGPDFVLEMLLDVVPGGVDVGLVGGCDPFATLPGLAGPAGLPLLTAELLARGMDEAVVAATLGGNVLRLFRAELGVPADRRGAAA
- a CDS encoding GNAT family N-acetyltransferase, whose amino-acid sequence is MTILVKAHAQAEAAARAAAVTIRELTGPKEHGAAAELFTRVWALEPGHSLMPTGLLRVMAYEGCYVAGVFDDKNGDRLIGAATAFLASDMELRGGIHLHSHLTGMLPEADGRHAGFALKLHQRAWALSRGLRRITWTFDPLVRANAYFNMAKLGADATAYLVDFYGEMPDGVNVGQGSDRLLMSWALDSARADAAADGTRIEPQNEESLLGANRVLLSGITQGAMPDPSPPLEFGGSLLCATPAAIQALRREAPELARSWRFALRGALTEAMGRGYRITGFTRSGWYLLEHREENES